From the Clostridiales bacterium FE2011 genome, one window contains:
- a CDS encoding glycerophosphodiester phosphodiesterase: MRQYTASDFSGFYYAHRGLYDNHHGVPENSLPAFRAAVEKGYGVELDVQLSADGQVVVFHDDTLDRICGVHGKVIDYPLSDLQQMKLLDTEETLPLFTDVLAVLRQGAGPLIVELKTGPRNTELCEKTRELLRGYPGVFCIESFDPRIVLWFRKNAPEIFRGQLSQPREDYGTSLPALYSRLLADCRFSFLNKPDFIAYKIGTRPARVLRKRGKGILLVGWTSHDAVADSKDNDSVIFEYCAPPLRYEKT; the protein is encoded by the coding sequence ATGAGACAGTATACCGCTTCGGATTTCAGCGGTTTCTATTATGCCCACCGGGGCCTGTATGACAATCATCACGGCGTTCCCGAGAACTCCCTCCCGGCCTTCCGCGCCGCGGTGGAAAAAGGCTACGGTGTGGAGCTGGACGTCCAGCTTTCCGCTGACGGGCAGGTGGTCGTCTTCCATGACGATACCCTGGACCGGATCTGCGGCGTCCACGGCAAGGTCATTGATTATCCTCTCTCTGACCTGCAGCAGATGAAGCTGCTGGATACGGAGGAAACCCTGCCCCTGTTCACAGACGTCCTCGCCGTCCTGCGGCAGGGCGCCGGTCCCCTGATCGTGGAGCTGAAGACCGGTCCCCGGAATACGGAGCTGTGCGAAAAGACCCGGGAACTCCTCCGCGGTTATCCCGGCGTCTTCTGCATTGAGTCCTTCGATCCCCGGATTGTCCTCTGGTTCCGGAAAAATGCCCCGGAGATCTTCCGCGGCCAGCTGTCCCAGCCCCGGGAAGATTATGGCACGTCCCTTCCCGCCCTTTATTCCCGGCTCCTGGCGGACTGCCGTTTCTCTTTCCTGAACAAGCCTGACTTCATCGCTTACAAGATCGGCACCCGTCCCGCCCGCGTCCTGCGGAAGCGCGGAAAAGGCATCCTGCTGGTAGGCTGGACCTCCCATGACGCGGTGGCGGATTCAAAGGATAATGACAGCGTCATCTTTGAGTACTGCGCGCCTCCGCTCCGGTATGAAAAAACATAA
- a CDS encoding MFS transporter, with translation MKLNVKRTCQIGFAFFGILLLWQVYDSWCPTFLTDLFAHRMYGLTSAELKASAPENILNVQWLVGIIMACDNLAALILLPVFGNLSDKTRTPIGKRMPYILVGTFVAAVAFPFIPLFFHQNNIAGMIIMMGIVLIFMMMYRNPAVALMPDITPKPLRAKANGIINIMGYLGGGFATILGVFLKLSDYINVTDRSTKMWIIEIPFLVASLLMVISALVLFFTIKENKIEEEMKDELAEGERLAAIENPATDEGPMSPANRRMLLAILGAEFLWFMSDNAIGTYIGNYVIYYLQAASSATMILTLGGGLASAVGFLIAGGIAEKIGRKWTVSIGLIISFLATLIMIFVRPTGKVVGVNGEFSFPAILFGVWALKGFGMALVHNCSFPMVVELCTSKKIGKFTGYYYAASMSAQTVTPILLGLIFMKTGAWGALPVYSSILTVCSALVFILLVKNIKTRKIANASGLEAFAEED, from the coding sequence ATGAAACTGAACGTAAAACGGACCTGTCAGATCGGCTTTGCTTTCTTTGGCATCCTCCTGCTGTGGCAGGTGTATGATTCCTGGTGCCCCACCTTCCTGACGGATCTGTTCGCCCACCGGATGTACGGGCTGACCTCGGCGGAGCTGAAAGCCAGCGCACCGGAAAACATCCTCAACGTCCAGTGGCTGGTCGGTATCATCATGGCCTGCGATAACCTGGCGGCCTTGATCCTGCTGCCCGTCTTCGGCAACCTCTCCGATAAAACCCGGACGCCCATCGGCAAGCGGATGCCCTACATCCTCGTCGGCACCTTCGTTGCCGCGGTTGCCTTCCCCTTCATTCCCCTCTTCTTCCATCAGAACAATATCGCCGGCATGATCATCATGATGGGCATCGTTCTCATCTTCATGATGATGTACCGGAATCCCGCTGTGGCCCTGATGCCTGATATCACGCCCAAGCCCCTCCGGGCCAAGGCTAACGGTATCATCAATATCATGGGCTATCTCGGCGGCGGCTTTGCCACCATCCTCGGTGTCTTCCTGAAGCTGAGTGATTATATCAACGTCACGGACCGCAGCACCAAGATGTGGATCATTGAGATCCCCTTCCTGGTCGCCTCCCTCCTGATGGTCATCTCCGCGCTGGTGCTCTTCTTCACCATCAAGGAAAACAAGATTGAGGAAGAGATGAAGGACGAGCTGGCTGAGGGCGAGCGCCTCGCCGCCATTGAAAACCCGGCTACGGACGAAGGTCCCATGTCCCCCGCCAACCGGCGCATGCTCCTGGCCATCCTCGGGGCCGAATTCCTCTGGTTCATGTCTGACAATGCCATCGGCACCTACATCGGCAACTATGTGATCTATTACCTGCAGGCTGCTTCCAGCGCCACCATGATCCTGACCCTGGGCGGCGGCCTGGCCTCCGCCGTCGGTTTCCTGATCGCCGGCGGTATTGCCGAGAAAATCGGGCGGAAATGGACCGTGTCCATCGGTCTGATCATTTCCTTCCTGGCCACCCTGATCATGATCTTCGTCCGGCCCACCGGCAAGGTGGTCGGCGTGAACGGAGAGTTCTCCTTCCCGGCCATCCTCTTCGGCGTCTGGGCCCTGAAGGGCTTCGGCATGGCCCTGGTTCACAACTGCTCCTTCCCCATGGTGGTGGAGCTGTGCACCTCGAAGAAGATCGGCAAGTTCACCGGTTATTACTACGCGGCCAGCATGTCCGCCCAGACCGTCACTCCGATCCTGCTGGGTCTCATCTTCATGAAGACCGGCGCCTGGGGTGCCCTGCCTGTTTACTCTTCCATCCTGACCGTCTGCAGTGCCCTGGTCTTCATCCTGCTGGTCAAGAATATTAAAACCCGGAAAATAGCCAATGCTTCCGGCCTGGAAGCTTTTGCGGAGGAAGACTGA
- the pdxA gene encoding 4-hydroxythreonine-4-phosphate dehydrogenase PdxA produces the protein MNRPLIAIPMGDAAGIGPEIVLKTIADKQTQETARCVVIGDKGVLELAGTYPGMPVVRINVIREPAEGEYAPGVLNLIDLHNIDLNRLKVGTVDGMCGKAAYEYIAESIRLANEGLADAVATTPINKESLRAGGVPYIGHTEIFGALTGTEDPLTMFEVRGMRVFFLTRHVSLRQACDLVTKDRIKDYVRRCTEALRRLGVTEGTMAIAGLNPHSGEHGLFGNEEVEQVYPAVEELRQEGYDVAGPIGADSVFHLTLQGRYNSVLSLYHDQGHIATKTLDFERTIAITNGMPILRTSVDHGTAMDIAGQGIASAVSMIEAVRLAVKYAPAFRQK, from the coding sequence ATGAACAGACCGTTGATTGCGATCCCCATGGGAGACGCTGCCGGAATCGGACCGGAAATCGTACTGAAGACCATTGCCGATAAGCAGACGCAGGAGACTGCCCGCTGCGTGGTGATCGGGGATAAGGGTGTGCTGGAACTGGCTGGGACTTATCCCGGAATGCCGGTAGTGCGGATCAACGTGATCCGGGAACCGGCTGAAGGAGAGTATGCCCCGGGGGTGCTGAACCTGATTGACCTGCACAACATTGACCTGAACAGGCTGAAGGTGGGCACTGTGGACGGCATGTGCGGCAAGGCTGCCTATGAATACATTGCAGAAAGCATCCGCCTGGCGAACGAAGGACTGGCGGACGCTGTGGCCACCACACCGATCAACAAGGAATCCCTGCGGGCCGGCGGGGTTCCCTATATCGGCCATACGGAGATTTTCGGGGCGCTGACCGGGACGGAGGATCCCCTGACCATGTTTGAGGTGCGGGGGATGCGGGTGTTCTTCCTGACGCGGCACGTATCCCTGCGGCAGGCCTGCGACCTGGTGACAAAAGACCGGATCAAGGACTACGTCAGGCGCTGCACGGAGGCGCTGCGGCGGCTGGGCGTGACGGAGGGGACCATGGCCATTGCCGGGCTGAATCCCCACAGCGGGGAACACGGACTGTTTGGCAACGAAGAAGTGGAGCAGGTTTATCCCGCCGTGGAGGAGCTGCGGCAGGAAGGCTATGACGTGGCCGGACCCATCGGGGCGGATTCTGTGTTCCACCTGACGCTGCAGGGACGATACAACAGCGTGCTGTCCCTGTACCATGACCAGGGACATATTGCCACCAAGACGCTGGACTTTGAACGGACCATCGCGATCACCAACGGGATGCCCATCCTGCGGACTTCCGTGGATCACGGAACCGCCATGGATATTGCGGGCCAGGGAATCGCCAGCGCGGTCAGCATGATCGAGGCGGTGCGGCTGGCGGTGAAATACGCACCGGCATTCAGACAAAAATGA
- a CDS encoding 1-phosphofructokinase family hexose kinase, with protein MRRAMHMILTVTLNTSIDKLYLMESIHPETVMRVKEVHNTAGGKGLNVSRVAAKLQEPVTAMGFVGGFNGQYLESLISSPLVRCAFTHVQGETRSCINCWDLSNGRSTEYLEPGQPVTQADIDRFLSDFTARLPEANVVTISGSVPQGVPEDFYCELIRRSRANGIPVLVDTSGGRLIAAVKEKPFFIKPNEDEIAQLTGHSISGRAEAVNALTCLHRDGIPYVVLSMGEEGALLACDQGVFHGRPPKITPRNTVGCGDSMVAGFAVGFARRLPIEETFRMALAVSAANALSLFTGDFDPADYDRLYPEVLIEKLQ; from the coding sequence ATTCGGAGAGCGATGCATATGATCCTTACTGTAACGCTGAACACCTCCATTGATAAACTCTATCTGATGGAATCCATCCATCCTGAAACCGTCATGCGGGTGAAGGAGGTCCACAACACTGCCGGCGGCAAGGGTCTGAACGTCAGCCGTGTAGCCGCGAAGCTGCAGGAACCCGTCACCGCCATGGGCTTTGTCGGCGGGTTCAACGGGCAGTACCTGGAGTCGTTGATCTCCTCTCCCCTGGTTCGCTGTGCCTTCACCCATGTACAGGGGGAAACCCGCAGCTGCATCAACTGCTGGGACCTGTCCAACGGCCGCTCCACAGAGTACCTGGAGCCCGGTCAGCCTGTCACGCAGGCGGATATCGACCGCTTCCTTTCTGATTTCACTGCCCGTCTCCCGGAAGCGAATGTGGTCACCATCAGCGGCAGCGTCCCCCAGGGCGTACCCGAGGATTTCTATTGTGAGCTCATCCGCCGCAGCCGTGCCAACGGCATTCCTGTCCTGGTTGATACCAGCGGCGGCCGGCTGATCGCCGCCGTGAAGGAAAAGCCTTTCTTCATCAAGCCCAACGAGGATGAAATTGCCCAGCTGACCGGTCACAGCATTTCCGGCCGGGCAGAAGCTGTGAACGCCCTCACCTGCCTGCACAGGGACGGCATACCCTATGTGGTGCTCTCCATGGGAGAAGAAGGCGCCTTACTGGCCTGTGACCAGGGTGTTTTCCACGGCAGGCCGCCGAAAATCACCCCCCGGAACACCGTCGGCTGCGGAGACAGCATGGTGGCCGGTTTTGCCGTGGGTTTTGCCCGCCGCCTGCCCATAGAGGAAACCTTCCGCATGGCCCTGGCGGTTTCCGCAGCCAACGCCCTCAGCCTCTTCACCGGGGACTTCGATCCCGCGGATTATGACCGGCTTTATCCGGAAGTCCTGATTGAAAAGCTTCAATAA
- the fba gene encoding class II fructose-1,6-bisphosphate aldolase, translating to MAFVTTGEMLKKAQEGGYAIGAFNAENLEMVQAIIAAAEAENAPVMIQTTPGTLKYAGPKCFAGIVSRMARDAKVPVALHLDHGNSYELAEECAREGYTSLMIDGSKLPYEENIALTRRVVAMACGLPVEAELGTVGGKEDGMEAKPQYTDPDEAADFVNRTGISSFAVAIGTAHGVYKGEPKLDLDRLSAVREKVSIPLVLHGTSGVPEDQVRECIRRGICKVNYATDLRIAFTAGVKKAIGEQPEAFDPKKYLAEGRKAVQSRVQELIRLLGSSGKA from the coding sequence ATGGCGTTCGTCACTACCGGAGAGATGTTGAAGAAAGCTCAGGAAGGCGGCTATGCCATCGGCGCGTTCAATGCGGAAAACCTGGAAATGGTCCAGGCTATTATTGCTGCGGCTGAGGCGGAGAACGCTCCTGTGATGATACAGACTACGCCCGGTACGCTGAAATACGCGGGACCGAAATGTTTTGCCGGCATTGTGAGCCGGATGGCACGGGACGCAAAGGTGCCTGTGGCACTGCACCTGGATCACGGAAACAGTTATGAACTGGCGGAAGAGTGTGCCCGGGAAGGATATACTTCCCTGATGATCGACGGATCCAAGCTTCCGTATGAAGAGAACATCGCGCTGACCCGACGGGTGGTGGCTATGGCCTGCGGCCTGCCGGTGGAAGCGGAACTGGGAACGGTGGGCGGCAAGGAAGACGGCATGGAAGCCAAACCCCAGTACACCGATCCGGATGAAGCGGCTGACTTTGTGAACCGGACCGGCATCAGCAGCTTTGCGGTGGCGATCGGCACAGCCCACGGAGTATACAAGGGAGAACCGAAGCTGGATCTGGACCGGCTGTCCGCAGTGCGGGAAAAGGTCAGCATTCCGCTGGTGCTCCACGGAACCTCCGGCGTACCGGAAGACCAGGTGAGGGAATGCATCCGCCGGGGCATCTGCAAGGTGAACTACGCGACGGATCTGCGTATTGCCTTTACGGCCGGTGTGAAGAAAGCCATCGGGGAACAGCCGGAGGCGTTTGACCCGAAAAAGTACCTGGCGGAAGGCCGCAAGGCTGTACAAAGCCGGGTGCAGGAACTGATCCGGCTGCTGGGGAGCAGCGGAAAAGCCTGA
- the xylB gene encoding xylulokinase has product MRTLLLGVDIGTSSCKTALFDPEGKVVAQGGCEYPVSYPRRGWAEQDPARWWEGVCQAVREMISENGIEPAEIAGIGTDGQSWSAIALDREGNVLCPTPIWTDTRSEDICRETTDRLTAEKLFGLCGNPAKPGYTWPKILWYRKHRPEVFEKTEKILQSNSYIVYRMTGEITQDLSQGYGLACFDMRKGSWDDGMCEELGIPRKMLPEIAACHQIVGRLTGEAAKQMGLREGVPVAAGGLDAACGTLGAGVVSPGQTQEQGGQAGGMSICIDQYAADPRLILGFHVVPGRWLLQGGTTGGGGALKWLRETICPELSFAEMSAMAETAEPGSGGVTFLPYMAGERSPIWDPKACGVFFGLNFGVTRAQMIRACMEGVAYSLRHNLETAAEAGARADVLRAMGGSANSRIWTQIKADVTGCGIEVPGSDTATTLGAAMLAGVGTGVWQGFEEAARQTIRVNRTYEPYPAVKEIYDRGYETYRKLYGNLKDLMNA; this is encoded by the coding sequence ATGAGAACCCTGCTGCTTGGCGTGGATATCGGAACCTCCTCCTGCAAGACGGCCCTGTTTGATCCGGAAGGAAAGGTCGTCGCCCAGGGCGGATGTGAATATCCTGTCAGTTATCCCAGGAGAGGCTGGGCGGAACAGGATCCGGCCCGGTGGTGGGAAGGCGTATGCCAGGCAGTGCGCGAAATGATCTCCGAAAACGGCATTGAGCCGGCGGAAATCGCCGGAATCGGCACGGACGGACAGAGTTGGTCCGCCATCGCGCTGGATAGGGAAGGCAATGTGCTCTGCCCGACGCCAATCTGGACGGATACCCGGAGCGAAGATATCTGCCGGGAGACGACGGACAGGCTGACAGCGGAAAAACTGTTTGGCCTGTGCGGCAATCCGGCCAAGCCGGGATATACCTGGCCGAAGATCCTATGGTACCGGAAACACCGGCCGGAGGTATTTGAGAAGACAGAAAAGATCCTGCAGTCGAACAGCTATATCGTCTACAGGATGACCGGTGAGATTACACAGGACCTGTCCCAGGGATACGGCCTGGCCTGCTTTGACATGCGGAAGGGCAGCTGGGACGACGGGATGTGCGAGGAGCTGGGGATTCCGCGAAAGATGCTGCCGGAGATTGCAGCCTGCCACCAGATCGTGGGAAGACTGACCGGGGAAGCGGCGAAGCAGATGGGCCTGCGGGAAGGCGTTCCGGTAGCGGCAGGCGGACTGGACGCGGCCTGCGGTACGCTGGGAGCCGGCGTGGTATCACCCGGACAGACCCAGGAGCAGGGCGGACAGGCCGGCGGCATGAGCATCTGCATTGACCAATACGCGGCGGATCCGCGGCTGATTCTCGGCTTCCATGTGGTGCCGGGACGGTGGCTGCTGCAGGGCGGAACGACCGGCGGAGGCGGCGCCCTGAAATGGCTGCGGGAAACAATATGCCCGGAACTGAGCTTTGCGGAGATGAGCGCAATGGCAGAAACCGCGGAGCCGGGAAGCGGCGGCGTGACTTTCCTGCCGTACATGGCAGGGGAACGGAGCCCGATCTGGGATCCGAAAGCCTGCGGCGTATTCTTCGGACTGAACTTCGGCGTGACACGGGCACAGATGATCCGGGCATGCATGGAAGGCGTGGCCTATTCCCTGCGGCATAACCTGGAAACGGCGGCGGAAGCCGGCGCCCGGGCAGACGTACTGCGGGCTATGGGAGGAAGCGCCAACAGCCGGATCTGGACACAGATCAAGGCGGACGTGACCGGATGCGGAATCGAGGTGCCCGGAAGCGATACGGCGACTACTCTCGGGGCGGCGATGCTGGCCGGGGTCGGAACGGGCGTATGGCAGGGCTTCGAAGAGGCGGCCCGACAGACGATCCGGGTGAACCGGACCTATGAACCGTATCCCGCGGTGAAGGAAATCTATGACCGGGGATATGAAACCTACCGGAAGCTGTACGGGAATCTGAAAGATCTGATGAACGCATGA
- a CDS encoding galactitol-1-phosphate 5-dehydrogenase, producing MKAAVLYGNEDIRYADWETPVCRPGTVKVRVRATGICGSDVPRVLNHGAHFYPVVLGHEFSGDVVEVGEGVEGLKVGDTVSGAPLVPCMKCADCQQGNFSLCRHYSFIGSREQGSFAEYVVIPAANAIKYDSSIPYEQAAMFEPSTVAVHGLLQARYRGGETVAILGCGTIGIFTLQWAKILGAKQIVAFDIDDGRLELAKRMGANQTVNTLKEGFMEEAKALTGSRGFENVLETAGNPVTMRMAFELAANKAKVCFIGTPHTDLTFTPAQWENMNRKEFYLTGSWMSYSAPFPGKEWTLTAHCFADGRLKFDPSMIFRKFPLSQAAEAFALYKNPRDVHGKIMLINEEPEK from the coding sequence ATGAAAGCAGCGGTGCTGTACGGAAATGAGGATATCCGCTATGCGGACTGGGAGACGCCGGTGTGCCGGCCCGGGACGGTAAAGGTCCGGGTGAGGGCAACCGGTATCTGCGGCAGCGACGTGCCGCGGGTACTGAACCACGGGGCGCACTTCTATCCGGTGGTGCTTGGACACGAATTCAGCGGAGACGTGGTGGAGGTCGGCGAAGGCGTGGAAGGCCTGAAGGTTGGCGACACGGTGAGCGGCGCGCCGCTGGTGCCCTGCATGAAATGCGCGGACTGCCAGCAGGGAAACTTCTCCCTGTGCCGGCATTACAGCTTTATCGGCAGCCGGGAGCAGGGAAGCTTCGCGGAATATGTGGTGATCCCTGCGGCAAACGCTATCAAATATGATTCGTCGATTCCCTATGAGCAGGCGGCCATGTTTGAGCCTTCCACAGTGGCGGTGCACGGCCTGCTGCAGGCCCGGTACCGGGGCGGCGAAACCGTAGCGATCCTGGGCTGCGGCACCATTGGCATCTTTACCCTGCAGTGGGCAAAGATCCTGGGCGCAAAGCAGATTGTGGCCTTTGACATTGACGACGGCCGGCTGGAGCTGGCAAAGCGGATGGGCGCGAACCAGACCGTGAACACCCTGAAGGAAGGCTTTATGGAAGAAGCCAAGGCGCTGACCGGCAGCCGGGGCTTTGAAAACGTACTGGAGACCGCGGGCAACCCGGTGACCATGCGGATGGCCTTTGAACTGGCGGCCAACAAGGCGAAGGTGTGCTTTATCGGCACGCCCCATACGGACTTGACCTTTACCCCGGCCCAGTGGGAAAACATGAACCGGAAGGAATTCTACCTGACGGGCAGCTGGATGAGCTATTCCGCTCCCTTCCCGGGAAAGGAATGGACGCTGACGGCCCACTGCTTCGCAGACGGGCGGCTGAAATTCGATCCGTCGATGATCTTCCGCAAATTCCCGCTCAGCCAGGCGGCGGAAGCCTTCGCCCTGTATAAGAACCCGCGGGACGTTCACGGCAAGATCATGCTGATCAACGAAGAACCTGAAAAGTAA
- a CDS encoding aldo/keto reductase, whose protein sequence is MAFIDPKLVPKRKLSNGQEIPCIGMGTFGSDRFTPEQVSGAVAGAIRSGYRLFDCASVYGNEDLIGQVFAQAMKEGVVKREELFVTSKVWNDMHGQGDVLLSCAKTLKDLQLDYLDFYFVHWPFPNYHAPFCDGDSRNPDSKPFSVEEFMSTWRQMERLVDMGLVKNIGMSSMTIPKLEAVLPLCRIQPAVIEMELHPCFQQPELYDYVVAHGIQPIGFCPIGSPTRPDRDMTPDDIADIQVPEVVEIAKAHGVHPAVICLKWAVQRGQIPIPFSIHENEYVSNLMCTVQDPLTEEEMKIMKSVDRNCRLIKGQVFLWPGANDWHDLWDEDGTITK, encoded by the coding sequence ATGGCATTCATCGATCCGAAACTGGTTCCCAAAAGAAAACTGTCCAACGGCCAGGAGATCCCCTGCATCGGTATGGGTACCTTCGGCAGCGACCGTTTTACCCCCGAACAGGTGTCCGGTGCTGTGGCCGGAGCGATCCGCAGCGGCTACCGCCTGTTTGACTGCGCGTCCGTATACGGCAATGAGGACCTGATCGGCCAGGTGTTTGCCCAGGCCATGAAGGAAGGCGTTGTAAAGCGCGAAGAACTGTTTGTGACCTCCAAGGTCTGGAATGACATGCACGGACAGGGCGACGTACTGCTGTCCTGCGCGAAGACCCTGAAAGACCTGCAGCTGGACTACCTGGACTTCTACTTTGTCCACTGGCCCTTCCCGAACTATCATGCACCTTTCTGCGACGGCGACAGCCGCAATCCGGACAGCAAGCCCTTCTCTGTGGAAGAGTTCATGAGCACCTGGCGCCAGATGGAACGCCTGGTGGATATGGGCCTGGTGAAGAACATCGGTATGAGCAGCATGACCATCCCGAAGCTGGAAGCTGTGCTGCCCCTGTGCCGCATCCAGCCCGCTGTGATTGAGATGGAACTGCATCCCTGCTTCCAGCAGCCGGAACTGTATGACTACGTGGTGGCCCACGGCATCCAGCCCATCGGCTTCTGCCCCATCGGCAGCCCCACCCGGCCTGACCGTGACATGACACCCGACGATATCGCCGATATCCAGGTGCCGGAAGTGGTGGAAATCGCGAAGGCCCACGGTGTGCATCCGGCTGTGATCTGCCTGAAGTGGGCCGTGCAGCGGGGACAGATCCCGATTCCCTTCTCCATCCACGAGAACGAGTATGTGTCCAACCTGATGTGCACGGTACAGGATCCGCTGACAGAAGAAGAAATGAAGATCATGAAGAGCGTGGACAGGAACTGCCGCCTGATCAAGGGACAGGTCTTCCTGTGGCCCGGCGCCAACGACTGGCACGACCTGTGGGACGAAGACGGAACCATCACGAAGTAA
- a CDS encoding fucose isomerase: MLKGIPAIIPPELMKILMEMGHGDELLICDGNYPKFGCPERCVRMDGHGIPEILDAILQFMPLDPYVENPTILMAVLPGDPYKPEIWETYREIGKKHEEKGLREIAVQKPEFYPRGAKCYACIATSETALYANIILKKGVVIP, from the coding sequence ATGCTGAAGGGAATTCCTGCGATCATTCCCCCGGAACTGATGAAGATCCTGATGGAAATGGGCCACGGAGACGAACTGCTGATCTGTGACGGAAACTATCCGAAGTTCGGCTGCCCGGAACGGTGCGTCCGCATGGACGGCCACGGAATACCGGAGATTCTGGACGCCATTCTTCAATTCATGCCGCTGGATCCCTACGTGGAGAATCCGACGATCCTCATGGCGGTGCTGCCGGGAGATCCGTACAAGCCCGAGATCTGGGAAACCTACCGGGAGATCGGGAAAAAACACGAGGAAAAGGGCCTGCGGGAAATCGCCGTACAGAAGCCTGAATTCTATCCCCGGGGCGCGAAGTGCTATGCCTGTATCGCAACCAGCGAAACAGCCCTTTATGCCAACATCATCCTGAAGAAGGGTGTTGTAATACCTTAA
- a CDS encoding carbohydrate ABC transporter permease, protein MTTVAPAAVKRKSNYRSRSRMIIHIILIIGSFVMIFPFVWMILTSFKSNGESLLIPPTILPREWLTENYTEVTRTLPFGALYFNTLMLMFLRIICALVFSSMAGFAFAKLRFPFKRFFFFIVLSQMMLPNQIFIIPQYQMLAGMGKLNSIFALLFPGLVSAFGTFFLRQFYMSLPNVLSEAAVLDGCNTFQVFFRIMLPLTKTAMIALAVFTAVFAYSDMMWPLIVNNNINMMTLSAGISSMQGQYTTRYPILMAGSTLAMIPMMVLYLLFQRQFIEGIALTGTKG, encoded by the coding sequence ATGACGACAGTCGCCCCGGCTGCGGTAAAACGGAAATCAAACTACCGTTCACGCAGCAGGATGATCATTCACATCATCCTGATCATCGGCTCGTTCGTGATGATCTTCCCCTTTGTATGGATGATTCTGACGAGCTTCAAAAGCAATGGCGAATCTCTCCTGATCCCGCCCACAATTCTCCCCAGGGAATGGCTCACGGAGAACTATACCGAAGTTACCCGTACGCTCCCCTTCGGGGCATTGTACTTCAACACGCTGATGCTGATGTTTTTACGGATCATCTGCGCGCTGGTTTTCTCCAGCATGGCAGGATTTGCCTTTGCCAAACTGCGTTTTCCGTTTAAGCGCTTCTTCTTTTTCATTGTGCTGTCCCAGATGATGCTGCCGAACCAGATCTTCATCATTCCGCAGTATCAGATGCTTGCGGGCATGGGAAAACTGAACAGCATCTTCGCCCTGCTGTTCCCCGGCCTGGTCAGTGCCTTCGGAACCTTCTTCCTGAGGCAGTTCTATATGAGCCTGCCCAATGTGCTTTCGGAAGCGGCCGTCCTGGACGGATGCAACACCTTCCAGGTCTTCTTCCGGATCATGCTTCCGCTGACCAAAACGGCCATGATCGCCCTGGCGGTCTTCACTGCGGTCTTCGCATACAGCGACATGATGTGGCCGCTGATCGTGAACAACAACATCAACATGATGACCCTGTCCGCGGGTATCTCCTCCATGCAGGGTCAGTACACCACCCGTTATCCGATCCTGATGGCCGGCTCCACGCTGGCTATGATCCCGATGATGGTGCTCTATCTGCTCTTCCAGCGTCAGTTCATTGAGGGTATCGCCCTCACCGGAACAAAGGGCTGA
- a CDS encoding sugar ABC transporter permease, protein MAAAFILIAPTIIGLCVLNIYPFFDTIRRSLYKTQGLGPEVYVGLKNFEKLFKDSMIGHATINTLLYMVLTVPVGVLLSLIFAALLNSKIRGRDIYRGIYFLPMVVAPAAVAMVWRWIFNAENGILNIALKAIGIQGPSWLADPNTALLSCAIIGVWSAIGYDLVLILAGLQSISKSYYEAAEIDGANGIQSFFHITIPMVSPTLFFVVLMRAMTSLKQFDTIYLLINTRNPAYKNATVLMTLFYREAFEKFNKGYGSAIVIYTFVIIAIFTAIQFISEKKLVHYE, encoded by the coding sequence GTGGCTGCCGCCTTTATCCTGATCGCGCCGACCATTATCGGCCTGTGCGTGCTGAACATCTATCCGTTTTTCGACACCATCCGGCGAAGCCTGTATAAAACCCAGGGCCTGGGGCCGGAAGTCTATGTCGGCCTGAAGAACTTTGAAAAGCTGTTCAAGGACAGCATGATCGGCCACGCAACCATCAACACGCTGCTGTACATGGTGCTCACCGTACCGGTAGGCGTGCTGCTTTCGCTGATCTTCGCTGCTCTGCTGAACAGTAAAATCCGGGGCCGGGATATTTATCGCGGCATCTATTTCCTGCCCATGGTGGTTGCTCCCGCCGCGGTTGCCATGGTCTGGCGCTGGATCTTCAACGCCGAGAACGGCATCCTGAACATCGCCCTGAAGGCAATCGGCATCCAGGGGCCCAGCTGGCTGGCGGATCCGAACACAGCGCTGCTTTCCTGTGCCATTATCGGGGTCTGGTCCGCCATCGGCTATGACCTGGTCCTGATCCTGGCCGGCTTGCAAAGTATCTCAAAGAGTTACTATGAGGCGGCTGAAATTGACGGAGCCAATGGTATACAGTCTTTCTTCCATATCACGATCCCCATGGTTTCGCCCACCCTGTTCTTTGTGGTGCTGATGCGCGCCATGACCTCCCTGAAGCAGTTCGATACCATCTATCTGCTGATCAACACCCGGAATCCGGCTTACAAGAACGCCACGGTGCTGATGACCCTGTTCTACCGGGAGGCCTTTGAGAAATTCAACAAAGGATACGGATCCGCCATCGTTATCTATACTTTTGTGATTATTGCGATCTTTACGGCAATCCAGTTTATTTCCGAAAAGAAGCTCGTTCATTACGAATGA